AGAGATATTGTGTTATAGAAATTAATTGTGTATGTAGTATAAAAAACATTGTATTATAGTATTATCTCAGCAAATTTTACTAATATGTTGATACAAATCGTCATCGTGATATAATAATTCTTTCATCTAGTGCAACACCCGCGGCCGCGGCACGCTGTGCCCGAGCTTCGCGAACCCGTGCGCCACCCTGTTCCCTCCCCGGCGCACGTGCGACACGGCCATGTCGTCGCCGAGCAGCGGGAGCAGCTCGGCGATCTCCTTCCACAGCCTCAGGTCCTCCTCCGCCCTGCCTAGGCGCGGGCGCCTGTGGCTCCCCCGCGCGGCTTCCACGGCCGACAAGTCGTCGCCCTCGACCCAGACGCCGCTCCACCCGTTCTCCAGTGCCAGCTCCAGCCCGCGCCGGAGCGCGGCGAGCTCGgccacggagctcgtcgccgcaCCGATCGGCTCCGCGTAGCCCAGCACGAACTCGCCCTTGTGGTCCCGGTACACGCCACCGATGCTCGCGCTCTGGGACGCGTGCCTGGAGGACCCGTCGAAGTTGAGCTTCAGGCGCCCCGCCTCCGGCTTCCTCCACTTGCTCGGcgagtccccgccgccgccgtgcagGCTCCGCCGCGGGCGGTACCCGCCCCCCATCACCACCGTTGGCATTGCCATTGCCATTGCCTTGTCGACGAGGAGGGCAGATACGGGGACGCGGTGCAGCATCGCGCCCAGAGGTAGTCGAAGGTGCGCACGCAGCATGGTTGCCAGGAGAACGCGCGATCTTGACGTCTATTTAGCGTCTGTGCATGCATGCAGTTGCTTGAAGCTACCGCTCACGTAGCATGAATGAATTGGACAACACTACCACTTCAGGCGTAGAATGGAAATGGCGGGATTGATTTGGTCAATGGATATGGGGAGGAGACGGAATGGAAGAAGAAGGCGGATGGAAGCCAAGTATTTGAAATGGTTTAAGGCGCGGGcgatggagctagctaagcatatgccaAGGTTGGGGGGAGGAGGAGGGTATCTGTGCGAGACTTGTTGCCCTAAATTGCCTGTCAGGGAAGCAACCGCACGTTGCTTGCAGCCTCTAAATTAGCGAGTGCCAGGCTGCATTTCGGCTTAAAACACTACCCGGGTAACCACGATCTCCATGTTTGGAGCGCGTGGGCGAATTGTCATTGCGCATGCAAGTCGTGGCTTGTGTCAACTGTTAACCGCCGTGAAGAATATTCTGCGGCCAAAATAGAATGTCTACAAACTAGATTCACTGCACATGCAAAGAAAAATATCGAAATGAGGGGAAAAATCCCAGCACTACTCGTGCTAACACAGTCATTCGTTATTGTAAAGCATCAACTTCCGAacatgttagggcatctccaacagcaaCCCGCAAATTTTCTCCTGCATCTGTTCGTGGACGGGGGGCCAGTCCGTGGACAAGGATGCGGGAGGCCGCCATCCAATCgtagccgcatacatttcaaactctttttcaacaaactagatgaaattcgtgcaaacacggacggaTTTTAATATAAACATGACGGGATTCatacaaacacggcagattttcattacatttcgaacattTAGAACAAAAAAAAGACCTACCCCTAAACATATCCTACGGAGGTGGCACCGGGCATCCAAGTCTGTGTCGTTCTCCATCCGCCGTCTCCATGAGCACCGGCGATAAGACCCGTGaaatgaaggtgcggtctccgacgaGGAATGGTAGAACACAGGAGACGGACCGGCCCATATGGGACACCAGGCCCTACCGTCTCTCGTGGCCTACTTATCCTCGGAGGAGTCTACGACCTGTCCGTCGCCGATGGACGTGAGGTCCACGATGGAAATGGTGGCGCCGGTGTCGGTGTACTAAGACATGGGTACCTTAATACCCTGACTTGTGCACATGCAGTAGTAGTCTTCCCGACGGCAGGGCTTGCCAGAGGACAGCTCCAAACAGGGCTCGAGATTTGGTTGATTAAACCATGAAGAAAACCTCCTAACAGGTCATTGAGAAGTACTAAGATCAAGATTCAGGTTGCCGGCAAGCGAAGACACGGCAAGCTCCCACTACCTTGCCACCGCTCCACCTCAACGACTAGCCCATCGCTTGTCAAATAGGTGTCGAGCAGGCAGGTAGTTGGGTGAAGCTTGTTTGGTCACGTGTCAGCTCACCGCCAAAGGGACAACTTTATTGCCACCCGTCCCAGGAGCGTGGCAAGGAAATAGAAGGTTGCTGGGCGAACAACACAGAAGGAGAGGCACTCCTTGTCGAAAAACGTCCCCAGTACAACACCTCACGGCACATTTGACTCGTTTGTCCTAACCCGTCAAATTTGGCACTGTAGCCACTACTTACCTTATGTAATAACCGTTTTGCCATTGTGGAGACCCCTTCATCTATAAAAGGTGGCCCGTGGCTACCTTTACAAAGGTCGTCACTTTGCTCATTTACACACGTAGTTGCACTTCCCGCACACCTTGCCGGCAAGTTGCGCTCCTTGTACTTGAGCTCAAACACAGGAGTAGGGTTTTCCACCTCacagtggcccaaacctgggtaaacgcttGTGTGGTTTGTTGATTCTGCTCTTTGTGTGCGTGGATCCCCATAGTTGAACCACAAAGGGGCCTTCACCGGTCCCATAGATCGTCGTACGCATGACAGTCGGAGCTGTCGTCGCCCTGCGGGGCTGCCTGATAGTTCATTGGCAGCACGACAGAAGCGCAGTTGGCGTTGTTCTACTCCGCAATCGCCTGGAGCAGCGCCTCGGCGGCCGCCGCTTCCTAGCAAATGGCGCCTTAAGCGTGAACAACATCGTAGATGGCACGCTACTCCACACCGAAGTTGGGTTCGCCGCAGCCATGGCCTCCAGGGCCTCCTCGCTCACGCACTCGCCGTTGATCTGGACCTCCGCCAGCCAGTGTTGCTCCAGGAGGAACAGGTTGTACCGTTGTTCCCCCAACGCCTGCTGGAACACTGACAAAGGCGTTGGCGCAGGATGCACCTCTGCCATGATGGTGTTGTAGTGCGCCTGGACCTGCTCCATGGTGAAGCTGTCTGGCACAGGACACGCGGGAGCCGGGGCGGTGTCGTCGGAGCCCGTCTCCATCGTGGTGTCATCCTCGTCGCTGGAGACCTCGGGCGAGCTGGCCGGTAAGTTGGCCTCAGTCCGCATGGCACAGCAGCTCTGCCAGGCAACGGCAAGGGCGGCCACGGCGTGCTTCATGTCCATGGAAAGGCTCTCCCACAGAGCTTCGCCGCCTGCAGTCATGGCGCATGTACTGGAAGGAAGGAGGATGGGGAACGACTTGTGTTGTGGTGTGCAGTTAGCCGAGTGTGACTGCCTTTAAATAGGAGATTCCAGTGATGCGAGGCATCCGGATGTGTCAATGCACGGTGACAGAGTAGGTTTCTGGGCCGGCGAGTCTGCTTAATAGCGTCATACGGACGGAAGGGGCATTGAACGAGTGTGGTAGATATCCGTCCGGTCCCGTCCAGTCATGCGTCTCCGACATTGAATAGGCGCAGACACCAAAGacgtgttggggtggcgccctcgGTCGACGCACTGCTTTGATGGCGGAGGCAGTGAGAGATCACGTCCGCCCTGAGTCATCTTCAACGTGGAGTAGCGCGCTCTACAGCGgcatgaatgcaggcagctggcgCCAGGAGGGAACGCATTCANNNNNNNNNNNNNNNNNNNNNNNNNNNNNNNNNNNNNNNNNNNNNNNNNNNNNNNNNNNNNNNNNNNNNNNNNNNNNNNNNNNNNNNNNNNNNNNNNNNNNNNNNNNNNNNNNNNNNNNNNNNNNNNNNNNNNNNNNNNNNNNNNNNNNNNNNNNNNNNNNNNNNNNNNNNNNNNNNNNNNNNNNNNNNNNNNNNNNNNNNNNNNNNNNNNNNNNNNNNNNNNNNNNNNNNNNNNNNNNNNNNNNNNNNNNNNNNNNNNNNNNNNNNNNNNNNNNNNNNNNNNNNNNNNNNNNNNNNNNNNNNNNNNNNNNNNNNNNNNNNNNNNNNNNNNNNNNNNNNNNNNNNNNNNNNNNNNNNNNNNNNNNNNNNNNNNNNNNNNNNNNNNNNNNNNNNNNNNNNNNNNNNNNNNNNNNNNNNNNNNNNNNNNNNNNNNNNNNNNNNNNNNNNNNNNNNNNNNNNNNNNNNNNNNNNNNNNNNNNNNNNNNNNNNNNNNNNNNNNNNNNNNNNNNNNNNNNNNNNNNNNNNNNNNNNNNNNNNNNNNNNNNNNNNNNNNNNNNNNNNNNNNNNNNNNNNNNNNNNNNNNNNNNNNNNNNNNNNNNNNNNNNNNNNNNNNNNNNNNCGATACAGGCCCGCGATGGATGATTTTCGCGGTCTGGCCGTATGTAGGAGGTTTGAGGGTCGGCATGGGATATGTCCTTATACAACTGAAGAAGTACCGAATTAAGAACTAGCACAACCAGATCGTAATCATATTACAAGAAAAAAAAACGCGTACTCCCAACTCGCTCCCAGGGCACCGGCCAGGCTTGACCCTTGTCGTCGCCCCCATCTCCTCCCCTCCCCATCCATCTCATCAGTGCGAGAGGAATATGGGGTGGAAAGTCCGCCTGGCTGGTGGCGGCAGGCTTTTTCTCCTTGAGCTACAGGACTCCTCGGCTCGAGCATTGCAGCGTCCCTGGACGGTGCACATGTTGGCAGAGATCAGAGGGCGGGGCAGCGGCCCTGGGACATCTAGGCGATGGTCATATTGTACCGGATGTTATGGCAACGCGTCGGTTGGTCATGGTGTCAACGACGGTAGCGGTGATTTGTGGCGGAGGCTTTTTGTTCCCTGATTAGTGGAAACGGTGAATTTTGTTGTCCCCATTTTCCGGCAGCAGTGACAATGAGCATATTCCTGGTCCCTTTATGGAAATGATCTAGGGACTGGCATTGTTGCACGTGCATCCTTTATATTGCTCTCAGTGGTGCAACCTCACGCGTTGTTGGCCGCCTTTAAGGGATGCGAGTTCGACGGGTTTTAACCTCCGTATAGGAACTTCCCGGCACCACGCTCCGGTGACTGGAAGGTTCCCACTCAGTGCGGTGATTTGAAGAGCTTGGCGTGCCTTAAGACGGTGTATGCGACAACAGATTTGATGACTCAACTTCTGCTTGATGCGTGAATTCTGCTCTTATTTGAGGTGCCCCATGTTACTGGCCTAAATTGGCTTCTCATGGGCAATCGGGACTCTTGGGAGAATAGGATCATTCAAGGTGGTGGGCATCCCTACACGCTGCTCAACAACATGTATTGCGCAGACATGATTCTAGTTATGTGGTTACGTCATCAGACTGCAGCTATGCGATGATGGGTCAGTATGGTTGCAACGCAAAATGATGTCGACTAGGCGGTGCTCTTTGAATGTACGGAATAGGGTCGCAGGGGTGAAAACTCAAGGTTTGACCTTTCATTGGTTGAACCTAGCAATGACGTCATTCACGCggagttaccttgttgaaggcatgcaTTGCATGAAGTTTACTCGAACTACTCTGCGGGGTGAAACCCATGATTCGACCTTAGTATTTGGTCTAGCGATGGCAATGCTCGTGCATGGTACGCTCGTCAttgttggagcagatatcatgttACCCAAGGTTGCCATCATTGATGATTGATGTTGGATGATTTAGTTGTTCAATTGATCATTATCCTTTTGTAATAATTTGGCTATGTGCATCCTCGATGTCTTGAGTAACTCTTGATTTTATTGGTGCAGAGGTTGGATGTAATTGATACCTTGTTGATGTTGATATATTTCCTTTATCAGAAAAAAATGACTCACTGCCCTATTAATTGGTTGACGTCCAAACCGGATGAACACAACCCATGTTATCATCTCCCATATGATGCCCTAGAGACTACGGAGTCATGCACATCTCCACGCAATTGCATAGAACACGGCGTACTAATCCAGCTGGTAGCCTTAAAGATAACTTGCAAatacttaaggaaatatgccctagaggcaataataaagttattatttattttctcatatcatgataaatgtttattattcatgctagaattgtattaatcggaaacataatacatgtgtgaatacatagacaaacatagtgtcactggtgtgcctctacttgactagctcattgatcaaagatggttgagtttcctagccatagacatgagttgtcatttgattaacgggatcacatcattagtagaatggtgtgattgacttgacccatttcgttagcttagcaattgatcgtttaagtttactgctattgctttcttcatgacttatacatgttcctatgactatgagattatgcaactcccgaataccggaggaacactttgtgtgataccgaacgtcacaacgtaactgggtgattataaaggtactctataggtgtctccgatggtgttcgtggagttggcatagatcaaaaataggatttttcactccgattttcggagaggtatctctcggccctctcggtaatacacatcactataagccttgcaagcaatgcaactaatgagctagttgcgagatgatgcattacagaacgagtaaatagacttgccggtaacgagactgagctaggtattgagatactgacgatcaaatctcgagcaagtaacataccgatgacaaagggaacaacgtatgttgttatgcggtttgaccaataaagatcttcgtagaatatgtaggaaccaatatgagcatccaggttccgctattggttattgaccggagacgtgtctcggtcatgtctacatagttctcgaactcgtagggtccgcacgcttaaagttctgtgacgatcggtattatgagtttatatgttttgatgtaccgaaggtagttcggagtcccggatatgatcacggacaagacgaggagtctcaaaatggtcgagacataaagattgatatattggaagcctacatttgaacATCGGAAGAGTTTCTGGTGAAATCAgaattttaccggagtgccggagaggttaccggaacccccgggggttaatgggccttgttgggccctagtggagagatagaggggccggccaaggcaggccgcgtgccccctcccctctggtccgaattggactaggaagggggtggcgccccctttccttctcctgctcccccttcctttctccctcctagtaggagtaggaaataggggagtcctactcctactaggaggaggactcctcctcctggcgcgccctacagggccggccggcctcccccttgctcctttatatacgggggcatggggcaccctcgaacacacaagttgatcattgatctctcccagccgtgtgcggtgcccccctccaccataatccacctcggtcatactgtagcggtgcttaggcgaagccctgcaacggtagcttCAACAACATCGTCactatgccgtcgtgctgacgaaactctccctcgagctctactggatcgtgagttcgcgggacgtcaacgagctgaacgtgtactgaacgcggaggtgtcgtacgttcggtactgaggatcggtcgatcgtgaagacgtacgattgtatcaaccgcgttgtcataacgcttccgcttaacggtctacgagggtaggtggacgactctcctctcttgttgttatgcatcaccatgatcttgcgtgtgcgtaggaatttttttgaaattactacgttccccaacaaatacatgAAACTTTCATCACGTAAAAAATACAATCATTTCTACAATTACAAATCGTCCGAACTAAGGCACATAGCCTCACAAGGATTTAAGTCATTTCTCCAAACAGATTCGTTATACTCGTAGGAGGGGACAAATTATAAGCTACATATACAATACGCCATAGAAGGGGGCAAAACAGGCAATATAGAAATAAGTGATAGATTGACTCACAATTGTTAAAAAATTATTCCTTGCCTTCTGTGTTGGCAAGTATTCTGTCGTTAAGAGGCTACTCAGTACAAGCACCACATAATGTTTTTATTGTGCGACTTCAATTTCCAAATTAATTTCATAAGAGAACCATGACCATAGTTAGAGAAGACATCGGGTCCTGCGATAGATTAATCACCATCAACCTATCGACCAGATGTGACCAAGAATATATTTCCCCCGATAAGAGCTCGTTTGAATGCAAGAATCAATcaatggttggatggttaggagggcaGTGCTACCCCCAACCCACTAGGGAATCAAACATCATGTTTGACATTTTGGTGTCTCATTAATGCAGATTAATTTACTCTGTGGGGAGGTGAGGTTTCCACCGATAGCAAAGCACCTGTGATGACTTCTTTGTCGGCGTTGTAATGATGTTTCTACAACAACAAAAAAAGCAATCTTGAACAGATATTGAGTGGTGAGTGGAACCTCACCTAAAACTGATGCAATAGAAACCTCTTTGAACTGGATGATATGGTATAGGTTTGGGTATAAGAGACTTAGCAGTATATCCCTGCCTAAGTATCTTCCCAATCTCATACTTAGGCCATTACCCACCAAGAAAGATCTTTATTCTTAAAAAAATTGTCTTTAGCAATCATAAAACCTTTCTAGAACCGTGAATTCATATTGGCTTTGCCACACCTTTTCCTCATTTAGTAATCTGAAAAGCCATTTACTCGACAAGCACTTTTTCTAATTTTAAGGTCTCAACCCCTGGACCACCTTCATATTTTGGCCTACGAATTATATCCCACTTATCTAGTCCATACTTTTTTTATGTTCATCACATTGAGAAAGAATTTGGATATGTAATAATTCAATCTTTTATGTACCCATTTGGGTATCTCAAAGAAGAATAACATAA
This portion of the Triticum dicoccoides isolate Atlit2015 ecotype Zavitan chromosome 7A, WEW_v2.0, whole genome shotgun sequence genome encodes:
- the LOC119333806 gene encoding uncharacterized protein LOC119333806 translates to MLRAHLRLPLGAMLHRVPVSALLVDKAMAMAMPTVVMGGGYRPRRSLHGGGGDSPSKWRKPEAGRLKLNFDGSSRHASQSASIGGVYRDHKGEFVLGYAEPIGAATSSVAELAALRRGLELALENGWSGVWVEGDDLSAVEAARGSHRRPRLGRAEEDLRLWKEIAELLPLLGDDMAVSHVRRGGNRVAHGFAKLGHSVPRPRVLH